The sequence below is a genomic window from Bacillota bacterium.
TTATATATTATGATTTAAAAATTCGGGTGATGAGCTATATATAACAATGTAGTTTATTTGGATAATGCTGCCACTTCATTCCCCAAACCTTGTAAGGTTTATGAGGAAATGCACAGATGTTTGAGGTATTATTGTGCAAATCCGGGGAGAAGCGGTCACCAAATGTCAATTGATTCTGAAAATGTTGTATATGAGACAAGAGAAATTATCTGCAGCTTTTTTAATATAGAAAATCCTTTACAGCTTTGTTTTACAAAAAATGCGACAGAGGCATTAAATATTGTAATAAAAGGAATACTAAAACCAAATGAACATGTAATTACAACAAGTATGGAACACAATTCTATATTAAGGCCCCTAAAATATCTTGAAAGACATAACGGAATTGAAGTTACTATTGTTTGGGGAAATAAATTTGGAGAAATTGATCCGGATTCTATAAAACGAAGCATAAAAAATAATACTTCTTTAATTGTCTCAACCCTGTCTTCAAATGTAAATGGAACAATACTTCCTATTGAAGAAATAGGGAAAATCTCAAAGGAACATGGTTTATTGTTTTTGCTGGATTCTGCTCAGGGAGCAGGAAGTATAAATATTGACGTTAAAAAGATGAATATAGATTTCCTAGCATTTCCGGGACATAAAGGATTGTTGGGGCCGCCGGGAACAGGTGGCCTTTATATAAGAGAGGGGATTAATATAAATCCTTTGTTGCATGGTGGTACGGGAAGCAATTCAAAAAATCCGGATCAACCTGAAATAATGCCTGATTTGCTTGAGAGCGGCACATTAAATCTACCCGGTATTGTAGGATTAGGCACAGGAGTGAGGTTTATTAATAATTTTGGCCTGGCAAATATTGCGTATTACAAACAAATGTTGTTAAAGAGATTTTATGAAGGCATAAGGGATATCAGGGGAATTAAGGTGTACAGCCTTATAGAAAGTGGGAAAAACTCCGGTATATTGGCTATAAATTTTGGTGAATTTGATTCTTCCGAAATTGTAGATATTCTTAATGTACAATATGGTATAGCATCAAGAGGCGGTTTTCACTGTGCGCCCCTTGCGCATGAAACATTGGGTACAGGGACACAAGGAGTTGTCCGTTTTAGTTTAGGGTGTTTTAACACGATAGAAGAAATTGACTATACTATTAAAGCGTTAAGGACTATTTCAAGTAGACTTTTCCGGGAATAGCCTATAAGAAGCCTCCTGTTCTTTATGAATTGATTTACATGGAAGAAATATTGTAAATTTAGTACCCTTGTCAAGTTCACTTTCAACAACAATTTTTCCGTTATGCTCCTCAATTATTCTATAACATGTATTCAGTCCCAATCCTGTACCACATTCTTTGGTAGTGTAAAAGGGTGTGCCCAGTTTTGATAAATCCTCTTTAGATAACCCTTTTCCATTATCGGATATTGTAAACACCATTTCTTTACATGAATCTGATATTGAGGTAGAGATTACAAGCAATGGTGATTCAGTATCAGCCATTGCTTCTATGGCATTTTTGGCCATATTAAGGATTACCTGTTTAATTTGTAATTCATCAGCATATATAGGTTTTTCATATTCAGTAAGATTGAATTCCACTTTAACTCCGTTAATAAATG
It includes:
- a CDS encoding aminotransferase class V-fold PLP-dependent enzyme, which encodes MYNNVVYLDNAATSFPKPCKVYEEMHRCLRYYCANPGRSGHQMSIDSENVVYETREIICSFFNIENPLQLCFTKNATEALNIVIKGILKPNEHVITTSMEHNSILRPLKYLERHNGIEVTIVWGNKFGEIDPDSIKRSIKNNTSLIVSTLSSNVNGTILPIEEIGKISKEHGLLFLLDSAQGAGSINIDVKKMNIDFLAFPGHKGLLGPPGTGGLYIREGININPLLHGGTGSNSKNPDQPEIMPDLLESGTLNLPGIVGLGTGVRFINNFGLANIAYYKQMLLKRFYEGIRDIRGIKVYSLIESGKNSGILAINFGEFDSSEIVDILNVQYGIASRGGFHCAPLAHETLGTGTQGVVRFSLGCFNTIEEIDYTIKALRTISSRLFRE